gcagcttctggAACGCCCCCACGCGGAGCGCCTCGGCGCggcacgcggcggcggcggcggcgtcgcccgCGCAGCAGAGGCGCCAGAGCGCGGAGACGGCGAAGTCTGTGGCCATGTCGGACACGCGGAACATCTTCTTGACGAGCACCGGTACGGCCAGCGCGTGCGCACGCGCGGCCGCGAGGCCGGCGTCGGCGCACAGCATGCCGTCGAGCGCGGCCAGCGCCTTCTCGCTCGTGCCCTTGTCGGCGTCGACGAGGGCCTCCACGAGCACCGCCACCGCGCCGAGCTCCGCGAAGCGCGCCGCCGCGCGGTCGGAGGAGGCGACGAGGTAGTAGGCCGTGACGAGCGCGGCCTTGGTGGCCGGCGTGGAGATGGGGTTCCGGACCAGGCCGACGAGCGCGTCGCACATGCCCGGGGACCTCAGGACGGCCTCGAGGGTGTGCCCGTCGACGGCCGACGACGCGAGCTCGCGGAGCACGACGGCGGCGCTGGCCCGCGCCGGGAGCTCGCTGTGGGACATGACGGAGACGAGCGACTTGAGCGACGCCGGGGAGACAATGCAGCGGCGGGCCTCGTCGTCGAGCGGGAAGAAGACGGTGAGCGCGGCCAGGATATCGCCCAGCGCGCAGGCGCCGCCCTCGACGCGCTCTCCGGCGAGGCGCGCGAACGCGGCGGCCAGCGCGCGCGCGGCGCCGGCCGCCGCGAG
The nucleotide sequence above comes from Miscanthus floridulus cultivar M001 chromosome 18, ASM1932011v1, whole genome shotgun sequence. Encoded proteins:
- the LOC136521989 gene encoding U-box domain-containing protein 21-like, with product MVLPMSRGARAASRLVPEIPMLRRSSKQQASAAAAEELAVPAHFVCPISLDLMRDPVTAPTGITYDRQSVEGWLARGNARCPVTGRPLRLADLVPNHATRRMIQDWCVANRSSGVERVPTPKVPIGDADAAEAVASVSAAARRGDAAACGAAAARARALGKESDRNRRCLAAAGAARALAAAFARLAGERVEGGACALGDILAALTVFFPLDDEARRCIVSPASLKSLVSVMSHSELPARASAAVVLRELASSAVDGHTLEAVLRSPGMCDALVGLVRNPISTPATKAALVTAYYLVASSDRAAARFAELGAVAVLVEALVDADKGTSEKALAALDGMLCADAGLAAARAHALAVPVLVKKMFRVSDMATDFAVSALWRLCCAGDAAAAAACRAEALRVGAFQKLLLLLQVGCGGVTKERASELLKMLNGSRGSVECIETVDFKGLKRPF